A genomic region of Nymphaea colorata isolate Beijing-Zhang1983 chromosome 2, ASM883128v2, whole genome shotgun sequence contains the following coding sequences:
- the LOC116246845 gene encoding LRR receptor-like serine/threonine-protein kinase EFR: protein MAGKVSAKTDVYCYGILLLEVFTRRKPTDEQFGGDFSLSHLLNESNNAATERSAARKELLLMIMGIGLSCSRESRNERMEMKEVVASRGSQRVVALRLFDKALEGTISPYVSNLSFLRLLDLRNDNFHGHLPIDFSCLPWLEKLSLWKNHFKGLIPQTLSHCHHLQVLLAPENEFYGSIPESLGRLPKLKVINLSGNRLTGIIPVTFANLSKLDTVDISQNHIHIKIPFELGSATRLTWFNVQMNNLIGALPESLFNLSALQFLSFEMNQLTRHLPKDAGRFLPNLKELYLGANNFDGPFPPSFSNATSLQILTAEDNKFSGPIPLELGSLTQLRRLCLWGNMFTNAPGSRELSILTSFTKCRMVKEIYLSKNLLNGILPASIENLTTTLWNLDLSFNEIEGTIPLAFTNLTKLMSLDLSFNKIKGSIPPNMGSMEKLQELTLSGNALEGSIPKSLYQLVHMGNLYLDNNALSGPISTSINNLTNLQKLYLNSNSFSSALPPALCELKDLIWLYLQDNSFTGLLPLDVGNLVALDKMDISVNQLSGELPVSLSELQRLEYLNLSKNSFDGHIPGNLDGMWVAEAFPLAISDVIDGHLLKQSNSEVVSHHAAEGHLLKQNNSGTVLNELLVMIMETGFTGTIPVAFANLSKLEHFNIGHNWMHGNIPPELGRLSRLTFFSVEYLYPATGTVPEILFNISTLQIMTVLGNHLTGHLPRNIGRFLPNLQGLYLGENNFSGPLPASLSKATKLQTLVLASNKFSGPIPLELGSLPHLRRLFLGGNMFTNTPGSRELSILTSFTKCRMLEEIYLSPNLLNGILPASVGNLTTTLWSLDLSYNEIEGIIPLALANLTKLMSLDLSFNKTKGSIPPNIGSMNMLQKLGLSGNFLEGSIPNSVYQLVHVGNLYLDNNALTGPISNSINNLTSLQKLYLNSNNLSSTIPPALCELKDLISVYLQENSFTGHLPLDVGNLAAVDKMDISVNKLTGELPVSLSELQRIEYLNLSKNSFDGHIPEKLDGMVNIQIIDLSHNKLSGEIPKSLKNLRQLQVLNLSFNQLEGEVPSGGNLANLSTESFVGNNALCGAPKFHLPACLDKTKKHKKAMHTTKVVVGSAIGGSALLLVVCMLIVVLDNRKRRSVKLVDVKGSDGIALPVISYKELYRATNNFSNANFIGSGSFGSVYKGVLTDGTTVAVKVLNLLFEAASQSFDIECNVMRQIRHRNLVKVITSCTNRDFKALVLQYMPLGSLEVCLYSGTHHLNLFQRLNIMIDVACALEYLHHGCSETIVHCDLK from the exons tcgtggttcacaaagggtcgTTGCTCTGAGGCTCTTCgacaaggcacttgaaggtacaaTCTCCCCATAtgtcagcaatctctccttcttacggCTTCTTGATCTCAGGAACGATAACttccatggtcatcttcccattgattttagttGCCTCCCTTGGTTGGAAAAACTTTCCCTATGGaaaaaccattttaaagggttaattccacaaacactgagccactGTCATCATCTCCAAGTACTTTTGGCACCAGAAaacgaattctatggaagcattccagaGTCCCTAGGCCGCTTGCCAAAACTCAAGGTCATTAATCTTTCTGGTAACAGGCTCACAGGAAtcattccagtcacttttgccaacctctcaaaacTGGACACTGTTGATATTAGTCAAAATCACATACACATTAAGATTCCTTTTGAGTTGGGAAGCGCAACCCGCTTGACATGGTTTAACgtgcaaatgaacaatctcattGGTGCATTGCCCGAGAGTttgtttaacctatctgctCTTCAGTTTTTGAGCTTTGAGATGAATCAACTCACaaggcatctccctaaagatgctGGCCGCTTTCTGCCTAATCTCAAGGAACTCTACTTGGGTGCAAACAACTTTGATGGCCCTTTTCCACCTTCTTTTTCAAATGCTACTAGTCTCCAAATTCTTACGGCAGAAgacaataaatttagtggtcctATACCgttagaattaggtagtctgACACAACTCAGGAGGCTCTGTCTTTGGGGAAATATGTTCACCAATGCCCCTGGCAGTCGTGAGCtttccattctcacatccttcaccaagtGTCGAATGGTAAAAGAAATTTATCTCTCAAAAAACCTTCTAAATGGTATTCTTCCTGCCTCCATTGAAAACCTCACAACCACCTTGTGGAACCTTGACCTTTCCTTTAATGAGATTGAGGGTACTATCCCATTAGCTTTCACCAACTTGACAAAGTTGATGTCCTTAGACttgagtttcaacaaaataaagggGTCTATTCCACCAAATATGGGATCAATGGAAAAGTTACAGGAATTAACTCTTTCTGGCAATGCCTTAGAAGGTTCAATTCCAAAGTCACTTTACCAATTGGTCCACATGGGTAATCTTTATTTGGACAATAATGCACTAAGTGGGCCAATCTCaacctctataaacaatctcacgaATCTGCAGaagttgtatttaaattcaaacagTTTTTCATCAGCACTTCCTCCTgccctttgtgagttgaaggatttGATATGGCtttacttgcaagacaactctttcactgGTCTCCTGCCTTTAGATGTGGGAAATTTGGTTGCTTTGGACAAAATGGATATCTCTGTAAACCAGTTGAGTGGAGAGCTGCCTGTGTCCTTATCAGAGCTCCAAaggctagagtatttgaatctctccaaaaattcatttgatggCCACATTCCCGGAAACCTTGATGGTATg tgggtggctgaagcgtTTCCacttgcaatttcagatgtcatcgatggtcatcttctgaagcaaagtAACAGTGAAGTGGTTTCACATCATGCTGCCGAAGgacatcttctgaagcaaaataacagcGGAACTGTTCTAAATGAGCtgcttgtcatgatcatggagacggg GTTCActggcaccattccagttgcttttgccaacctctcaaaacTGGAGCACTTTAATATTGGTCACAATTGGATGCATGGgaacattcctcctgagttgggaagATTGAGCCGCTTAACATTCTTCAGCGTGGAGTACTTGTACCCTGCCACTGGGACGGTGCCTGAGATCTTGTTTAACATATCCACTCTTCAAATTATGACTGTTTTGGGCAACCACCTCACCGGGCATCTCCCAAGAAACATTGGTCGCTTTCTGCCTAATCTCCAAGGCCTCTACTTGGGTGAAAACAATTTCAGTGGCCCACTTCCAGCTTCTCTTTCAAAAGCGACTAAACTCCAAACTCTTGTCCTAGCATCCAACAAATTTAGTGGACCAATTCCcttagaattaggtagtctgCCACATCTCAGGCGCCTCTTCCTTGGGGGAAATATGTTCACCAATACCCCTGGCAGCCGCGAGCTTTCCATTCTCACATCTTTCACCAAGTGTCGAATGCTAGAAGAAATTTATCTCTCACCAAACCTTCTGAATGGCATTCTTCCTGCCTCCGTTGGgaacctgacaaccaccttgtggagCCTTGACCTTTCCTACAATGAGATTGAGGGTATTATCCCGTTagccttagccaacttgaccaagttgaTGTCCTTAGATTTGAGTTTCAACAAAACAAAGGGGtccattccaccaaatataggatcaatgaacaTGTTACAAAAGTTAGGTCTTTCTGGCAATTTCTTAGAAGGTTCAATTCCAAACTCAGTTTACCAATTGGTCCACGTGGGTAATCTTTATTTGGACAATAATGCACTAACCGGGCCAATCTCGAACTCTATAAACAACCTCACCAGTCTGCAGaagttgtatttaaattcaaataatttatCATCAACAATCCCTCCTgccctttgtgagttgaaggatttGATATCAGTTTACTTGCAAGAAAACTCTTTCACTGGTCACCTACCTTTAGATGTGGGAAATTTGGCTGCTGTGGACAAAATGGATATCTCTGTGAACAAACTGACCGGAGAGTTGCCGGTGTCCTTATCAGAGCTCCAGAGgatagagtatttgaatctgtCCAAAAACTCATTTGATGGCCACATTCCAGAAAAACTTGATGGCATGGTAAACATTCAAattattgacctttcccacaatAAGCTTTCTGGCGAGATCccaaaatcattgaaaaatCTTCGACAACTCCAAGTGTTGAACCTATCCTTCAACCAATTGGAAGGAGAGGTTCCAAGTGGAGGGAATTTGGCAAACCTTTCCACCGAGTCATTTGTAGGGAAtaatgcactatgtggagctcctaAATTTCATTTGCCGGCATGTTTAGATAAAACCAAGAAGCACAAGAAAGCTATGCACACAACTAAAGTAGTTGTTGGTTCTGCAATTGGGGGCTCTGCTCTTCTTTTGGTGGTTTGCATGCTCATTGTTGTCCTAGACAATAGAAAGAGGAGGTCGGTGAAACTTGTTGATGTTAAAGGTTCAGACGGAATTGCACTCCCAGTTATTTCATATAAAGAGTTATACCGAGCAACAAACAATTTCAGCAATGCAAACTTTattgggagtggaagctttggttcagtgtataaaggagTTCTAACAGATGGAACAACAGTGGCTGTGAAGGTCctaaatttgttatttgaggcaGCATCacaaagttttgacattgaatgcaacgTGATGCGCCAAATTAGGCACCGAAACCTTGTCAAGGTGATTACATCATGCACCAATAGAGATTttaaggctttagttctccaatacatgccgcttgggagcctagaagtaTGTCTGTATTCCGGTacccatcacttgaatctcttccaaagattgaa